TAGGTCGGACACCCCCCGCGCGTCCGGTCCCGGACTCGTTCACCCGATGGTGAGGCATATGCCAGAGGACCCCGTCTCCAGCGGAAACAGGGCCCTCAGGCGCAAGCGGTCGAGCTCAGAAGCGGCGCGTGATCAGCGCACGCTTCACCTCTGCGATCGCCTTCGTGACCTCGATGCCGCGCGGGCACGCGTCCGTGCAGTTGAAGGTCGTGCGGCAGCGCCACACGCCGTCGCGGTCGTTGAGGATCTCCAGGCGCTGCTCACCGGCCTCGTCACGCGAGTCGAAGATGAAGCGGTGCGCGTTGACGATGGCCGCCGGGCCGAAGTACTGGCCGTCGTTCCAGAAGACCGGGCACGACGTGGTGCAGGCCGCGCAGAGGATGCACTTCGTCGTGTCGTCGAAGCGCTCGCGGTCCTCGGCGGACTGCAGCCGCTCACGCGTGGGCTCGTTCGTGTCCTTCGTGATGAGGAAGGGCATGACGTCCCGGTACGCCTGGAAGAACGGCTCCATGTCGACCACGAGGTCCTTCAGGACCGTGAGGCCCTTTATGGCCTCGACCGTGATCGGCTTCTCGGGGCTGATGTCCTTGATCAGCGTCTTGCAGGCGAGACGGTTCTTGCCGTTGATCCGCATGGCGTCGGAGCCGCAGATGCCGTGCGCGCAGGAGCGGCGGAACGTCAGCGTGCCGTCGAGCTCCCACTTGATCTTGTGGAGGGCGTCGAGGACACGCTCCTTGGGGTCGATCTCCACCTGGAAGTCTTCCCACACCGCATCGGCCGCGACCTCGGGGTTGAAACGGCGGATGCGGAAGGTGACCGTGATGTAGGGGGAGTCGGCGAAACCGGGCTCGGGCTTGCCGGCCGCGTCTTCCTTGTCCAGAACAGGGGTAGCCATCAGTACTTACGCTCCATCGGCTGGTAGCGGGTCTGGACGACCGGCTTGTAGTCGAGACGGACGGTTTCGGAGCCGTCGGCGCCGACCTCGCGGTACGCCATGGTGTGCCGCATGAAGTTGACGTCGTCGCGGTTCGGGTAGTCCTCGCGGTAGTGACCGCCGCGGGACTCCTTGCGGGCGAGCGCGGAGACCGCCATGACCTCGGCGAGGTCGAGCAGGTTGCCCAGCTCGACGGCCTCCAGCAGGTCCGTGTTGAACCGCTTGCCCTTGTCCTGGATCGAGACGTTCTTGTAGCGCTCGCGCAGCTCCGCGATCTTCTCGACCGCCGTCTTGATCGTCTGCTCGGTGCGGAACACCATGACGTTGGCGTCCATGGTCTCCTGCAGCTCGCGCCGCAGCTCCGCCACCCGCTCGGTGCCGGTGGCGTCACGCAGCCGCTCCACCTGCTCGACCACGAGCTCCGCCGGGTTCTCCGGCAGCTCGACGAAGTCCGCCTTCTGCGCGTACTCGGCGGCGGCGATGCCCGCGCGCTTGCCGAAGACGTTGATGTCCAGCAGCGAGTTCGTGCCGAGGCGGTTGGCGCCGTGCACGGAGACGCAGGCGACCTCGCCGGCCGCGTACAGGCCCGGGACGACGGTGGTGTTGTCCGCCAGGACCTCACCCTCGACGTTGGTCGGGATGCCGCCCATGGCGTAGTGCGCGGTGGGCTGGATCGGGATCGGGTCCGTGTAGGGCTCGATACCGAGGTAGGTGCGCGCGAACTCCGTGATGTCCGGGAGCTTGGCGTCCAGCTGCTCCGGCGGGAGGTGCGTGAGGTCGAGGTAGACGTGGTCGCCCTCGGGACCGCAGCCGCGGCCCTCACGGATCTCCGTGTAGATGGAGCGGGAGACGACGTCACGGGACGCGAGGTCCTTCATGACCGGCGCGTACTTCTCCATGAAGCGCTCGCCGTCCTTGTTGCGGAGGATGCCGCCCTCACCGCGGGCGCCCTCCGTCAGCAGGATGCCCATGCGCCAGATGCCGGTCGGGTGGAACTGGAAGAACTCCATGTCCTCCAGCGGCAGCCCGCGGCGGTAGACGGCCGCCTGGCCGTCACCGGTCAGCGTGTGCGCGTTCGACGTCACCTTGAAGAACTTGCCGCAGCCGCCGGACGCGTAGACCACGGACTTCGCCTGGAAGACGTGGATCTCGCCGGTGGCGAGCTCGTACGCCACCACACCGGCCGACTTCTTGACGCCGTCGACCTCGGTGATCAGCTGGTCCAGGACGTAGAACTCGTTGTAGAACTCCACGCCCTCCTTGACGCAGTTCTGGTACAGCGTCTGGAGGATCATGTGGCCGGTGCGGTCGGCCGCGTAGCAGGAGCGGCGGACCGGGGCCTCGCCGTGGTTGCGGCTGTGTCCGCCGAAGCGGCGCTGGTCGATCGTGCCGTTCGGCGTGCGGTTGAACGGCAGGCCCATCTTCTCCAGGTCGAGGACCGAGTCGATGGCCTCCTTCGCCAGGATCTCGGCGGCGTCCTGGTCGACCAGGTAGTCACCGCCCTTGACCGTGTCGAAGGTGTGCCACTCCCAGTTGTCCTCCTCCACGTTGGCGAGCGCGGCGGCCATGCCGCCCTGCGCGGCGCCCGTGTGGGAGCGGGTGGGGTACAGCTTGGTCAGCACGGCGGTGCGGCTGCGCTTCGTGGACTCGATGGCCGCGCGCATGCCCGCGCCACCGGCGCCGACGATGACGGTGTCGTACTTGTGGATCTTCATGATTCTCGCAACCCCGTGCCTAGCGGATGTTCGGGTCGAAGGTGAAGATCACCAGCGTGCCCAGCAGGATGGTGAACACCG
The Streptomyces tuirus genome window above contains:
- a CDS encoding succinate dehydrogenase iron-sulfur subunit, which produces MATPVLDKEDAAGKPEPGFADSPYITVTFRIRRFNPEVAADAVWEDFQVEIDPKERVLDALHKIKWELDGTLTFRRSCAHGICGSDAMRINGKNRLACKTLIKDISPEKPITVEAIKGLTVLKDLVVDMEPFFQAYRDVMPFLITKDTNEPTRERLQSAEDRERFDDTTKCILCAACTTSCPVFWNDGQYFGPAAIVNAHRFIFDSRDEAGEQRLEILNDRDGVWRCRTTFNCTDACPRGIEVTKAIAEVKRALITRRF
- the sdhA gene encoding succinate dehydrogenase flavoprotein subunit; this encodes MKIHKYDTVIVGAGGAGMRAAIESTKRSRTAVLTKLYPTRSHTGAAQGGMAAALANVEEDNWEWHTFDTVKGGDYLVDQDAAEILAKEAIDSVLDLEKMGLPFNRTPNGTIDQRRFGGHSRNHGEAPVRRSCYAADRTGHMILQTLYQNCVKEGVEFYNEFYVLDQLITEVDGVKKSAGVVAYELATGEIHVFQAKSVVYASGGCGKFFKVTSNAHTLTGDGQAAVYRRGLPLEDMEFFQFHPTGIWRMGILLTEGARGEGGILRNKDGERFMEKYAPVMKDLASRDVVSRSIYTEIREGRGCGPEGDHVYLDLTHLPPEQLDAKLPDITEFARTYLGIEPYTDPIPIQPTAHYAMGGIPTNVEGEVLADNTTVVPGLYAAGEVACVSVHGANRLGTNSLLDINVFGKRAGIAAAEYAQKADFVELPENPAELVVEQVERLRDATGTERVAELRRELQETMDANVMVFRTEQTIKTAVEKIAELRERYKNVSIQDKGKRFNTDLLEAVELGNLLDLAEVMAVSALARKESRGGHYREDYPNRDDVNFMRHTMAYREVGADGSETVRLDYKPVVQTRYQPMERKY